One Aerococcus urinaeequi DNA segment encodes these proteins:
- a CDS encoding pseudouridine synthase, whose protein sequence is MLLGQLIMDAGQVTRKECKRLLKGGYVTVDRQVVTEFATVVDPSWQEITVDQVVIDRHFGHTYYLVHKPKGYLSANKDQTHPTVIDLIQPADNPGDLAITGRLDRDAHGLVFVTNNGQLHYIFQQPKFDIPKTYRVNVNGLIDGKMVAQFQAGVIFQDGTICKAARLEIISASPQSSTGLVTISEGRRHQVKKMFLACGVKVTDLYRQAIGDLRIDGLAEGGYRQLNEAEIQSLKSIFLLYNRRKES, encoded by the coding sequence ATGTTACTTGGACAATTGATTATGGATGCTGGGCAAGTTACTCGAAAAGAATGCAAACGGCTATTGAAAGGTGGCTATGTCACCGTTGACCGCCAAGTTGTCACAGAATTCGCCACCGTTGTGGACCCCAGCTGGCAAGAGATTACCGTCGACCAAGTAGTAATTGATCGCCATTTTGGCCATACCTATTACTTGGTCCATAAACCCAAAGGCTACCTGTCAGCCAATAAAGACCAGACCCACCCAACGGTCATTGACCTGATTCAACCAGCAGATAATCCCGGCGATTTAGCAATTACCGGCCGTCTGGACCGTGATGCCCATGGACTCGTCTTCGTCACCAACAATGGCCAGCTCCATTACATCTTCCAACAACCCAAATTTGATATTCCAAAAACTTACCGCGTCAACGTGAATGGCCTTATTGATGGCAAAATGGTCGCACAATTTCAAGCTGGTGTCATTTTTCAGGATGGCACGATCTGTAAAGCAGCAAGGCTTGAAATCATTTCGGCAAGCCCGCAATCCTCAACTGGTTTAGTCACTATTTCAGAGGGACGGCGCCACCAAGTGAAGAAAATGTTCCTTGCTTGCGGAGTAAAAGTCACAGACTTATACCGACAAGCAATTGGCGATTTAAGAATTGACGGCCTAGCGGAAGGGGGTTATCGCCAACTAAATGAAGCGGAAATCCAGTCACTCAAAAGTATCTTTCTTCTATATAATAGGCGTAAAGAAAGTTGA